The following are encoded in a window of Cupriavidus oxalaticus genomic DNA:
- the pabB gene encoding aminodeoxychorismate synthase component I → MVASIPPPPSPPAPLPQAGEGSKPPGGEDAFVLLDDATAAPAEAASRLYTGFVRQDVLPAGSDVAQLDAILAEGWRHGWHAALFAPYEFGGALVDAPVHTGSAMPCHDGALRLLWFRDLRRLDGAAVAAWLQANAAPAPAGLMDVASDTPRAAFDDAIARIHQWIEAGDTYQVNYTQRLRFHAFGDPLALYAALRTAQPVPYGALARLPADAWVLSLSPELFVRHDGDRHLLTRPMKGTAPRSGDAARDAQAAAALAADAKNRAENVMIVDLLRNDLGRIAQPGSVAVPERFAVQPFGAVLQMTSTVTATARPGTGFGALMAALFPCGSITGAPKRRTMEIIAALEGTPRGLYTGAIGWVDAPQAGAAMGPFALSVAIRTLVLAPPAASGLRRGEMGVGGGIVHDSVAAEEFAECGWKARFLTRLDPGFTLFETMRVQDGECLHTDRHLARLGNSARAFGFAFDADAARAAAVTQAGQLGAGTWRLRMALDKAGTLSFSSGAVVPLPGPVTVDLAPEPLPDADPLRRHKTSARAVFDAGWQAAERAGGFDRLFFNTRGELLEGGRSSVFVRVDDRWLTPPLSADILPGVMRAVVLEEGGKALGAPGESVEEGVITRAMLGRADAVVVVNALRGAMPATLR, encoded by the coding sequence GTGGTAGCAAGCATCCCGCCCCCGCCCTCACCCCCGGCCCCTCTCCCGCAAGCGGGAGAGGGGAGCAAACCGCCGGGCGGAGAAGACGCCTTTGTCCTGCTTGACGATGCCACGGCTGCGCCGGCCGAAGCCGCGTCACGCCTCTACACCGGCTTCGTCCGCCAGGACGTGCTGCCCGCCGGTAGTGATGTCGCGCAACTCGACGCCATCCTCGCCGAAGGCTGGCGCCACGGCTGGCATGCCGCGCTGTTCGCCCCGTACGAGTTCGGCGGCGCGCTGGTCGATGCGCCCGTCCATACCGGCAGCGCCATGCCGTGCCACGACGGCGCGCTGCGCCTGCTCTGGTTCCGCGACCTGCGCCGCCTCGACGGCGCTGCCGTGGCCGCCTGGCTGCAGGCCAACGCCGCGCCGGCTCCCGCCGGCCTGATGGACGTCGCCTCCGACACCCCGCGCGCAGCCTTCGACGACGCCATCGCCCGCATCCACCAGTGGATCGAGGCCGGCGACACCTACCAGGTCAACTACACCCAGCGCCTGCGCTTCCATGCCTTCGGCGACCCGCTGGCGTTGTATGCCGCGCTGCGCACCGCGCAGCCGGTGCCGTACGGCGCGCTGGCAAGGTTGCCCGCCGACGCCTGGGTGCTGTCGCTGTCGCCGGAGCTGTTCGTGCGCCACGACGGCGACCGCCACCTGCTGACGCGCCCGATGAAGGGCACCGCGCCGCGTTCGGGCGATGCCGCACGCGACGCGCAGGCCGCCGCGGCACTGGCTGCCGATGCCAAGAACCGCGCCGAGAACGTGATGATCGTCGACCTGCTGCGCAACGACCTGGGCCGCATCGCGCAGCCGGGCAGCGTGGCGGTGCCCGAGCGCTTTGCCGTGCAGCCGTTCGGCGCGGTGCTGCAGATGACCTCGACGGTCACCGCCACGGCGCGTCCCGGGACCGGCTTCGGCGCGCTGATGGCGGCGCTGTTCCCGTGCGGCTCGATCACCGGCGCGCCCAAGCGGCGCACCATGGAGATCATCGCCGCGCTGGAAGGCACGCCGCGCGGGCTGTACACCGGCGCGATCGGCTGGGTCGATGCCCCGCAAGCCGGTGCCGCCATGGGCCCGTTCGCGCTGTCCGTGGCGATCCGCACGCTGGTGCTGGCACCGCCAGCGGCCAGCGGGCTGCGCCGCGGCGAAATGGGAGTTGGCGGCGGCATCGTCCACGACAGCGTGGCCGCCGAGGAGTTTGCGGAATGCGGCTGGAAGGCGCGCTTCCTGACGCGGCTCGATCCCGGCTTCACGCTGTTCGAGACCATGCGCGTGCAGGACGGCGAATGCCTGCACACGGACCGCCACCTTGCGCGCCTCGGTAACTCGGCGCGTGCGTTCGGGTTTGCCTTCGATGCCGACGCTGCACGGGCAGCGGCGGTGACGCAGGCCGGGCAACTTGGCGCCGGTACCTGGCGCCTGCGCATGGCGCTGGACAAGGCGGGCACGCTGTCCTTCTCCAGCGGCGCAGTTGTGCCGTTGCCGGGGCCCGTCACGGTCGACCTGGCGCCGGAACCATTGCCCGATGCCGACCCGCTGCGCCGCCACAAAACCAGCGCCCGCGCGGTCTTCGATGCCGGCTGGCAGGCCGCCGAGCGTGCCGGCGGCTTCGACCGCCTGTTCTTCAATACCCGCGGCGAACTGCTCGAAGGCGGGCGCAGCTCGGTCTTCGTCCGCGTCGACGACCGCTGGCTGACGCCGCCGCTGTCGGCCGACATCCTGCCCGGGGTGATGCGCGCGGTCGTGCTGGAGGAGGGCGGCAAGGCGCTGGGCGCACCCGGCGAAAGCGTGGAGGAAGGCGTCATCACGCGCGCCATGCTGGGGCGCGCCGACGCCGTCGTGGTAGTCAACGCACTGCGCGGCGCGATGCCGGCAACGCTCAGGTAA
- the dnaJ gene encoding molecular chaperone DnaJ, whose translation MAKRDYYEVLGVGKNASDDEIKKAYRKLAMKYHPDRNPEGKDGKVAEEKFKEVKEAYEMLSDPEKKAAYDQYGHAGVDPNMAGGFGGAQGYGGFAEAFGDIFGDIFGQQQGGRRGGGGPQAYRGADLRYSMEISLEQAAHGHEAQIRVPHWDDCDHCHGKGAEPGSSVETCPTCHGAGQVRVSQGFFTMQQTCPKCHGSGKFIPKPCTKCHGQGKLKSQKTLEVKIPAGIDEGMRIRSSGNGEPGINGGPPGDLYVEVHIKPHAVFERDGDDLHCQMPISFATAALGGDLEVPTLNGKATFPVPEATQSGKTFRLRGKGIKGVRSGYPGDLYVHVNVETPVKLTESQKELLRQFDRSVHEGGSRHSPQETSWLDKVKSFFS comes from the coding sequence AGATCAAGAAGGCTTATCGCAAGCTCGCGATGAAGTACCACCCGGACCGCAATCCGGAGGGCAAGGACGGCAAGGTCGCCGAGGAAAAATTCAAGGAGGTCAAAGAGGCCTACGAGATGCTTTCCGACCCGGAGAAGAAGGCGGCGTATGACCAGTACGGCCACGCCGGCGTCGACCCCAACATGGCCGGCGGCTTCGGCGGCGCACAGGGCTACGGCGGTTTCGCCGAGGCCTTCGGCGACATCTTCGGCGATATCTTCGGCCAGCAGCAGGGCGGTCGCCGCGGCGGCGGCGGCCCGCAGGCCTATCGCGGCGCCGACCTGCGCTACAGCATGGAGATCAGCCTGGAGCAGGCCGCGCACGGCCACGAGGCGCAGATCCGCGTGCCGCACTGGGATGACTGCGACCACTGCCACGGCAAGGGCGCGGAGCCGGGCTCCAGCGTCGAGACCTGCCCGACCTGCCACGGCGCCGGCCAGGTGCGCGTGTCGCAGGGCTTCTTCACCATGCAGCAGACCTGCCCGAAATGCCACGGCAGCGGCAAGTTCATTCCCAAGCCGTGCACCAAGTGCCATGGCCAGGGCAAGCTGAAGTCGCAGAAGACGCTGGAAGTGAAGATCCCGGCGGGCATCGACGAAGGCATGCGCATCCGCTCGTCGGGCAACGGCGAGCCGGGCATCAACGGCGGGCCGCCGGGCGACCTGTACGTGGAAGTCCACATCAAGCCGCACGCCGTGTTCGAGCGCGACGGCGACGACCTGCACTGCCAGATGCCGATCTCCTTCGCCACCGCGGCGCTGGGCGGCGACCTGGAAGTGCCGACGCTGAACGGCAAGGCCACCTTCCCGGTGCCCGAGGCGACGCAATCGGGCAAGACCTTCCGGCTGCGCGGCAAGGGCATCAAGGGCGTGCGTTCGGGCTATCCGGGCGATCTCTACGTGCATGTGAACGTGGAGACGCCGGTCAAGCTGACCGAGTCGCAGAAGGAACTGCTGCGCCAGTTCGACCGCTCGGTGCACGAGGGCGGTTCGCGGCATAGCCCGCAGGAAACGTCGTGGCTGGACAAGGTGAAGAGTTTCTTCAGCTGA